AGGATATAGCCAATGCAGTGTTGCCGGGTCTGGGGGGCTTTATTTCCTTCCTGATAGTGCTAGGTGGGCTAGCCTTCAACATTGGCAACGTGGGCGGCGCCGGGCTTGGTTTGCAAGTGCTGTTTGGGATTCCGGTAGAAGTTGGAGCTGCCATATCTGCGGCTCTCACCATTGCTATTTTCCTGGTAAAGGAGGCCGGCAAAGCTATGGACCGATTTGCCCAGTTCATGGGCCTGCTCATGATTCTGATTATCGTGTACGTGGTCTTTACATCGGAGCCGCCGGTGGGCGAAGCGTTGGTTAGAACTTTCGCCCCCACCAAGCTGGATGTCATGGCCATCGTGACGCTGGTGGGCGGCACGGTGGGCGGCTACATCACCTTTGCCGGCGGCCACCGCCTGCTTGATGCCGGCGTGAAAGGCCCCGCCGCCCTGCCTCAGGTAATGACCAGCGCGGTTTCTGGAATCACGGTGGCTTCTATTATTCGGGTGCTGTTGTTTCTGGCGTCATTGGGCGTTGTTAGCCAAGGCCTGACCATCGCCGCCGACAATCCGCCGGCTTCCGTATTTCAGCTGGCGGCCGGCAATTTTGGCTACAAGCTATTCGGCGTGGTGATGTTTGCGGCGGCCGTCACCTCCGTGATAGGGTCGGCCTACACTTCGGTTTCCTTTATGAAATCGTTTCATTCCAGCATCAGCCGGCACGAAAACCGCCTCATCATTGCCTTCATTTTAATCTCAACGCTCATCTTTATTACCATCGGCAAACCAGTTAGCCTGCTCATCTTGGCGGGCGCTCTAAACGGATTTATTCTGCCTATCACGCTGGCTACTATGCTGGTAGCCGCCTACCGCAAAAAAGTAGTGGGCGAGTATCGGCACCCGCTGTGGCTGGCCGTTGTGGGGGTGCTGGTGGTGCTGGTAATGACGTGGATGAGCGCGCAGGTATTTGTGCAGCAGCTGAGTAGCTTGTTTAATTAACTCTAAAACCAGCAGAGCTTATCGCCGCATTTCTCCTGCTTCAGGACCGCCGTAGTACTAACTCATCCTATTGAAACCCCTTTAGCATTTTATAAAAAGCCTCGGCATAGGTATCACTGATGGGAATGAGTTGGTCGGCAATGCGAATGCGGTTTTTCTCGATGTGGTCAATTTTATCAAGTGCCACCAGAAAGGATCGGTGCACGCGGGCGAAATCCTGAGCGGGCAGCAGTTCTTCTAGTTTGGCAAAGTTCAACAGAGTCATAATCTTCTCCTCCGTGGTATGAATCCGTAAATAGTCTTTCATACCCTCCACAAAGAGAATATTGCGGGTAGCCACTTTCTGAATGCGGTGGCCCACCTTGAGAAAAATATACTCCTGCTCCGGCTTCGCTTCCGCTTTTTCTTCCTTCTTCGCCAAGGAGCTTGGGGGCTTTTTTCCTGATACAGACGCAACACGCCTTTGTAAAACCGTTCAAACGTGAAGGGTTTCAACAGGTAGTCCTTCACCTCTAAGTCATAAGCCTTCAGCGCATACTGGTCGTAGGCGGTAGTCAGGATAATCATGGGTTTGGGGTTCAGCATCGGGATGAAGCTGAGCCCATCCAGGTCCGGCATGTTGATATCCAGAAACAGTAGGTCGGGTTTGTCTTCCTCCAAATGACCGGCGGCCTCCAGGGGGCTCACGAATGACCCTTTCAGCTCCAGAAACGGGACTTTCCGGATGTATTCTTCCATTATTTCCTGGGCCAGGTACTCATCCTCAATGATGTAGCAGGTGAGCTTTTCTTTCATGCGCCGGTAAATGAAGGCCTTGGATGGTAAGGGCAACCGT
The window above is part of the Hymenobacter radiodurans genome. Proteins encoded here:
- a CDS encoding LytR/AlgR family response regulator transcription factor — translated: MKDYLRIHTTEEKIMTLLNFAKLEELLPAQDFARVHRSFLVALDKIDHIEKNRIRIADQLIPISDTYAEAFYKMLKGFQ
- a CDS encoding NRAMP family divalent metal transporter, whose translation is MKQARNWSVLLGAGFLMATSAVGPGFLTQTTVFTQALGASFGFVILASILIDLGVQLTIWRVIAVSEMRAQDIANAVLPGLGGFISFLIVLGGLAFNIGNVGGAGLGLQVLFGIPVEVGAAISAALTIAIFLVKEAGKAMDRFAQFMGLLMILIIVYVVFTSEPPVGEALVRTFAPTKLDVMAIVTLVGGTVGGYITFAGGHRLLDAGVKGPAALPQVMTSAVSGITVASIIRVLLFLASLGVVSQGLTIAADNPPASVFQLAAGNFGYKLFGVVMFAAAVTSVIGSAYTSVSFMKSFHSSISRHENRLIIAFILISTLIFITIGKPVSLLILAGALNGFILPITLATMLVAAYRKKVVGEYRHPLWLAVVGVLVVLVMTWMSAQVFVQQLSSLFN
- a CDS encoding LytR/AlgR family response regulator transcription factor, which gives rise to MKEKLTCYIIEDEYLAQEIMEEYIRKVPFLELKGSFVSPLEAAGHLEEDKPDLLFLDINMPDLDGLSFIPMLNPKPMIILTTAYDQYALKAYDLEVKDYLLKPFTFERFYKGVLRLYQEKSPQAPWRRRKKKRKRSRSRSIFFSRWATAFRKWLPAIFSLWRV